The Bacteroidales bacterium genome includes a region encoding these proteins:
- a CDS encoding efflux RND transporter periplasmic adaptor subunit, giving the protein MKKASLIFILAMVIVFSSCNQKQTEEKKVENEIPIVKTMLVQKKNIERTITYSANIMAYQENHLAPAAAGRVEKILVDVGDIVTKGQTLVLLDRTNYNQSKIQFEKLKLDLMRMDSLYKVGGVSKQQYEQIKMQYDVTKNTLDFLEENTTLKSPINGVITGKYLNDGEMFAMSPVPSIGKPAIISIMNLSTVKLLVAIPEAYFPAVKKGMVSTIMLDIYPDKKFKGKIDKIYPTIDNMTKTFTVEIVIPNPNQLLRPGMFARAELNFGQVDALLVPAYAVLKQTGSNERFVFIYKDGIAKRKVVQIGSVIDDMLEIVNGIQEGEELIYQGHTSLLDGMQVKKQ; this is encoded by the coding sequence ATGAAAAAGGCTTCTTTAATTTTTATTCTTGCAATGGTGATCGTGTTTTCATCTTGCAATCAAAAACAGACCGAAGAAAAAAAGGTTGAAAACGAAATTCCTATTGTAAAAACGATGTTGGTTCAAAAGAAAAATATAGAACGAACCATTACTTATTCGGCTAACATCATGGCATACCAAGAGAACCATTTGGCACCTGCTGCTGCTGGTAGAGTAGAAAAAATATTGGTCGATGTAGGCGATATAGTTACAAAAGGGCAGACTTTAGTACTGCTCGACAGAACCAATTACAATCAAAGCAAAATACAATTCGAAAAACTAAAATTAGATTTAATGCGAATGGATTCTCTTTATAAAGTAGGTGGTGTATCTAAACAACAATACGAACAAATAAAAATGCAATACGATGTAACTAAAAACACCCTCGATTTTCTCGAAGAAAATACAACACTAAAATCACCTATAAACGGTGTTATTACTGGAAAATATTTAAACGACGGTGAGATGTTTGCTATGAGTCCAGTACCTTCAATAGGTAAACCGGCTATAATATCCATTATGAACTTAAGTACTGTTAAGCTTTTAGTTGCAATACCTGAAGCCTATTTTCCTGCTGTAAAAAAAGGAATGGTTAGTACGATTATGCTCGATATTTATCCCGATAAAAAATTTAAAGGGAAGATTGATAAAATATATCCTACTATCGATAATATGACAAAAACCTTTACGGTAGAGATAGTTATACCTAATCCGAACCAACTATTACGACCAGGTATGTTTGCCAGAGCAGAACTAAACTTTGGTCAAGTGGATGCTTTACTGGTACCCGCTTATGCTGTACTAAAACAAACAGGATCTAACGAACGCTTTGTTTTTATTTATAAAGATGGAATTGCAAAACGAAAAGTTGTTCAAATTGGAAGTGTTATTGACGATATGCTTGAAATTGTGAATGGCATTCAAGAAGGCGAAGAACTAATTTATCAGGGACATACATCATTGCTCGATGGTATGCAAGTAAAAAAACAATAA
- a CDS encoding DUF2798 domain-containing protein: MKISRKNEMKITLVIMVFIMTLVVSFVNVVFNFGLSNEFLIKWLKMWALAFVIALPVVMIIMPIIKKVISRYIND; encoded by the coding sequence ATGAAAATTTCAAGAAAAAATGAAATGAAAATAACATTGGTTATAATGGTATTTATTATGACCTTAGTTGTTTCGTTTGTTAATGTTGTTTTTAATTTTGGTCTTTCAAACGAATTTCTTATTAAATGGTTAAAAATGTGGGCGTTGGCTTTTGTTATTGCATTGCCCGTTGTAATGATAATTATGCCAATAATTAAAAAAGTAATATCTAGATATATAAACGATTAG
- a CDS encoding TolC family protein, giving the protein MILNYYRKIAVLIASLPLMVLGQTSTINLTLQQAIELGIKQNLMRQVSQLEVEKKQAKVNEYMASLFPNIKASGSYNRNIDRPVIFMPAGPPFFGNVLKMGSDNSYTGGVSFGLPLFNMAIYESIALGKKDLALTKEKLRENEIQLTTNIKKTYYNLLLLKESYRVMNKSYHHALENVKNITQMNQQGMVSDYDKIRAQVQVENIKPNLIQLQKSYDNVMRMFKLLLNIDDSIQVLIDTTLIYDQNIIENISYDSIQYENNTTLQQLQLQKSLIKSQLRLTKSNMFPTLMAIGNYQYQTQADNFKFNEYKWVKTSILGLQLNIPLFAGLSVHRQIKQVNITAKELELQEQFTRKNIESQINTALNNMQIAQEKLTWSKQNMQLAEQGYNIAKTRYNTGQSTLLELNDADNALTQAMLNHIQAKFEYLNAKFDLEQLITK; this is encoded by the coding sequence ATGATACTGAATTATTATAGGAAAATCGCAGTATTAATTGCAAGCTTGCCATTAATGGTTTTAGGGCAGACCAGCACAATTAATTTAACCCTACAACAAGCTATAGAGTTAGGAATAAAACAAAACCTTATGAGGCAGGTCTCGCAATTAGAAGTAGAAAAGAAACAAGCTAAAGTAAACGAATACATGGCAAGTCTTTTCCCTAACATAAAAGCTTCAGGGAGCTATAATCGTAATATTGACCGACCGGTAATATTTATGCCCGCAGGTCCACCATTTTTTGGAAATGTTTTAAAAATGGGTTCGGATAATAGTTATACAGGTGGTGTTAGCTTTGGATTGCCTTTATTTAACATGGCTATTTATGAATCGATTGCACTTGGCAAAAAAGACCTTGCTTTAACAAAAGAAAAATTACGCGAAAACGAAATTCAACTTACGACTAATATTAAAAAAACTTATTATAATTTGTTGCTTTTAAAAGAATCGTATCGAGTAATGAACAAAAGCTATCATCATGCTTTAGAAAATGTTAAAAACATAACTCAAATGAACCAACAGGGAATGGTCTCTGATTACGATAAAATACGAGCACAGGTTCAAGTAGAAAATATAAAACCTAATTTAATTCAACTTCAGAAAAGTTACGATAATGTAATGCGAATGTTTAAACTTTTATTAAATATTGATGACAGTATTCAAGTTTTAATAGATACTACACTTATATACGATCAAAACATTATTGAAAATATATCATACGATAGTATTCAATACGAAAATAATACTACCTTACAGCAACTGCAATTGCAAAAAAGCTTAATTAAAAGCCAATTGCGTTTAACAAAGAGTAATATGTTTCCAACACTTATGGCAATTGGCAATTATCAATATCAAACACAAGCCGATAATTTTAAATTTAATGAATATAAATGGGTTAAAACTTCTATTTTGGGCTTACAATTAAATATTCCCTTATTTGCCGGATTGAGTGTTCATCGCCAAATAAAACAAGTAAATATTACGGCAAAAGAACTGGAATTGCAAGAACAGTTTACGCGTAAAAACATAGAAAGCCAAATTAATACAGCATTAAATAATATGCAAATAGCACAAGAAAAGCTAACATGGTCAAAACAAAATATGCAATTAGCCGAACAAGGTTATAATATTGCTAAGACTCGTTATAATACAGGTCAAAGTACATTACTTGAGCTCAATGATGCCGATAATGCACTAACTCAAGCGATGTTAAATCATATTCAGGCAAAGTTTGAATATTTAAATGCAAAATTTGATTTAGAACAATTGATAACTAAGTAA
- a CDS encoding superoxide dismutase yields the protein MKHELPVLPYAPNALEPVISQKTIEFHYGKHHQAYVNNLNNLIPGTKFENADLLTIIKEADGGIYNNGAQVWNHTFYFEAFSPKPKSMPEGKLLAAIEQKFGSFNAFKEAFQKAAVTLFGSGWAWLVVNKEGQLDIIQTSNAANPIRDGHKPLLTCDVWEHAYYLDYQNRRPDYISEFWKIVDWAVIEKRFA from the coding sequence ATGAAACACGAATTACCGGTATTGCCTTATGCTCCTAATGCTTTGGAGCCTGTAATTAGCCAAAAAACCATCGAATTTCATTATGGTAAACATCATCAGGCTTATGTTAATAATTTAAACAACTTGATTCCCGGAACCAAATTCGAAAATGCTGATTTGTTAACCATCATTAAAGAAGCCGACGGCGGGATTTACAATAACGGAGCTCAGGTTTGGAACCATACATTTTATTTCGAAGCATTTTCGCCTAAGCCTAAATCGATGCCCGAAGGAAAATTGTTAGCCGCAATTGAGCAAAAATTTGGAAGTTTTAATGCATTTAAAGAAGCATTTCAAAAAGCTGCAGTTACTTTATTTGGCTCGGGGTGGGCTTGGTTGGTAGTAAACAAAGAAGGTCAACTCGATATAATACAAACTTCTAATGCAGCTAATCCTATTCGTGATGGTCATAAACCCTTGCTTACTTGCGATGTTTGGGAACATGCTTATTACCTCGATTATCAAAATCGTCGTCCCGATTATATTAGTGAGTTTTGGAAAATAGTTGATTGGGCTGTAATTGAAAAACGATTTGCTTAA
- the polA gene encoding DNA polymerase I, producing the protein MKKVFFLDAYALIFRAYYAFIKNPRINSKGINTSAIFGFMNSLLDVIQKEKPTHLAIVFDSSAKTFRHDLFPAYKATREATPEDIKNSIPYIKQIIEALEIPVFEVPGYEADDVIGTLAKDFARKDYMVFMMTPDKDFCQLVDKNIFIYKPSRSGSDVEIWGIPEVQRQFEVQYPLQVIDVLGLWGDASDNVPGAPGIGEKTAKKLIKEFGSIESLLQQTDKLSGKIKENLEKYKDQILLSKKLVTIYTSVPLEIYEDNIRLTKPDISKITPIFDELEFKNLLRRFYEWSKGIVLPSSHPEVNMDEPNLFNQNPELVTNIISPHKKINDVPHQYTLLKEESQFLALIEEIKTQKKFAFDTETTSLDTIAPEIVGISFCTEPHKAYYINLPINKQESKDILQLFKPIFENSEILKIAHNLKFDYQVLKAYDIHVTMPYFDTMVAHYLLEPEQRHGLDYLSQAYLDYIPIPIESLIGEKKAKQISLRLVEVDKVKEYCCEDSDVAYQLYQTFKPLLLRDSLLDLFEKIEMPLVEVLAEMELAGIRLNEKALIEQSKNILNDLQNLEQDIYQLAGTNFNINSPRQLGDVLFEKLSIDANAKKTKTKQYATGEEELLKYVDKHPIIQKILDYRTLQKLLSTYIESLPQLVHHKTKRLHTSYSQVTTATGRLSSLNPNLQNIPIREERGREIRKAFVPSEKHQYILSADYSQIELRIMAHLSQDEHLMAAFKHNIDIHTATASRIFGVSTEQVTREMRSKAKVANFGIIYGISAFGLSQRLHISRTEAKQLIDQYFEKYPGVKKYMNHQIELARELGYVETLLKRRRYLPDINSRNATVRGFAERNAINAPIQGSSADIIKIAMNKVFAAFNEHKLKSRLLLQVHDELVFEVTIEELDIVKQIVKQQMENAIPLSIPLLVEIGYGANWLEAH; encoded by the coding sequence ATGAAAAAAGTTTTCTTTCTTGATGCTTATGCATTAATATTCAGAGCATATTATGCTTTTATTAAAAATCCACGTATCAATTCAAAGGGAATCAATACTTCAGCAATTTTTGGTTTTATGAATTCTCTTTTAGATGTTATTCAAAAAGAAAAACCAACACATTTGGCCATTGTATTCGATTCGTCTGCAAAAACCTTTCGCCACGATCTATTCCCGGCATACAAGGCTACTCGCGAAGCTACACCTGAAGATATTAAAAATTCTATCCCATACATTAAACAAATAATAGAAGCACTCGAAATACCTGTTTTTGAAGTTCCTGGATATGAGGCAGATGATGTTATCGGAACTTTAGCTAAAGATTTTGCTCGTAAAGATTACATGGTATTTATGATGACACCCGACAAAGATTTTTGCCAGTTAGTCGATAAAAATATTTTTATATATAAACCATCACGTTCGGGAAGCGATGTAGAAATCTGGGGAATTCCAGAAGTTCAACGTCAATTTGAAGTTCAATATCCCTTGCAGGTTATAGATGTATTAGGTCTTTGGGGTGATGCCTCCGATAATGTGCCCGGTGCTCCAGGCATTGGCGAAAAAACAGCAAAAAAGCTTATAAAAGAATTTGGATCTATTGAGTCATTGTTGCAACAAACCGATAAACTCAGTGGAAAAATTAAAGAAAACCTCGAAAAATATAAAGATCAAATACTTTTATCTAAAAAACTTGTAACTATTTATACGTCTGTTCCACTAGAAATTTACGAAGACAATATACGTTTAACTAAACCCGATATTTCTAAAATAACTCCCATATTTGATGAATTAGAATTTAAAAATTTATTACGTCGTTTTTATGAGTGGAGCAAAGGGATTGTATTACCTTCGTCGCACCCAGAAGTTAATATGGATGAACCCAATTTATTTAATCAAAACCCCGAATTAGTTACCAATATTATTTCACCGCATAAAAAAATAAACGATGTGCCTCATCAATATACACTACTAAAAGAAGAAAGTCAGTTTTTAGCATTGATCGAAGAAATTAAAACGCAAAAAAAATTTGCATTCGATACCGAAACTACATCTTTAGATACTATTGCACCCGAAATAGTAGGAATATCGTTTTGCACTGAGCCTCATAAGGCTTATTATATTAATTTACCAATAAACAAACAAGAAAGCAAAGACATACTTCAATTATTTAAGCCTATTTTTGAAAATTCTGAAATATTGAAAATAGCCCATAATTTAAAATTTGATTATCAAGTATTAAAAGCCTACGATATTCATGTTACTATGCCATATTTTGACACCATGGTGGCACACTATCTTTTAGAACCTGAGCAACGTCATGGTTTAGATTATTTATCGCAAGCTTATTTAGATTATATACCGATTCCAATAGAATCGCTTATTGGCGAAAAAAAAGCAAAACAAATAAGCTTACGTTTAGTAGAAGTTGATAAAGTAAAAGAATATTGCTGCGAAGATAGCGATGTAGCATATCAGTTATATCAAACTTTTAAGCCATTGCTTTTACGGGATAGCTTATTAGATTTGTTTGAAAAGATAGAGATGCCTTTGGTCGAAGTATTAGCAGAAATGGAATTAGCAGGCATTCGGCTTAACGAAAAGGCACTTATAGAACAATCAAAAAATATTTTGAACGATTTGCAAAATTTAGAACAAGATATATATCAACTTGCAGGGACAAATTTTAATATTAACTCGCCCCGACAATTGGGCGATGTGTTGTTTGAAAAACTATCTATCGATGCGAATGCTAAAAAAACAAAAACAAAACAATATGCTACCGGAGAAGAAGAACTTTTAAAGTATGTTGACAAACATCCCATCATTCAAAAAATTTTAGATTATAGAACGTTGCAAAAGTTATTAAGCACTTATATTGAATCATTACCACAATTAGTTCATCATAAAACTAAACGTTTGCATACTTCGTATAGTCAGGTTACAACAGCCACCGGTCGTTTAAGTAGTCTTAACCCTAATTTGCAAAATATTCCAATTCGCGAAGAGCGAGGACGCGAAATTCGTAAGGCATTTGTGCCATCAGAAAAACACCAGTATATTTTATCGGCCGATTATTCACAAATAGAACTTCGAATTATGGCTCACTTAAGCCAAGATGAGCATTTAATGGCAGCTTTTAAACATAATATAGATATTCATACTGCAACAGCATCGCGAATATTTGGTGTTTCAACCGAACAAGTTACGCGTGAAATGCGTTCTAAAGCTAAAGTGGCTAATTTTGGTATTATTTATGGAATATCGGCATTTGGCTTATCACAACGCTTACATATTAGCCGAACAGAAGCAAAACAACTTATCGATCAGTATTTTGAAAAATATCCAGGTGTAAAAAAATACATGAATCATCAAATAGAATTAGCACGCGAATTGGGTTATGTCGAAACTTTACTTAAACGACGCCGTTATTTGCCCGATATTAATTCGCGTAATGCAACTGTTCGCGGTTTTGCAGAGCGAAATGCTATTAATGCTCCTATTCAAGGCTCATCGGCCGATATTATTAAAATAGCAATGAATAAAGTTTTTGCAGCTTTTAATGAACATAAACTAAAAAGCCGTCTGCTTTTGCAAGTACATGACGAATTAGTGTTTGAGGTTACAATAGAAGAACTCGATATAGTTAAGCAAATAGTAAAACAGCAAATGGAAAATGCTATTCCACTAAGTATACCCCTTCTAGTAGAGATTGGTTATGGTGCTAATTGGCTCGAAGCTCATTAA
- a CDS encoding M48 family metallopeptidase, whose protein sequence is MKALSFLFALFFLVACYKVPITNRNQIRLLPDVMVTSLALTSYQEFISKSQVVPSSDKRSQQLENVGNRMVNAVNALFANSKYKDRIRSQKWEFHVVENPTVNAWCMPGGKIVFYSGIFPYTLDDDGIAVVMGHEMAHAIAKHGNERMSQQMAIMMGGITLDVALQQKPEETKEIFKSLYGISATLGALAYSRKHEYEADKIGLVIMAKAGYNPEKAIVFWERMSQKSSSSVPQFLSTHPSDENRIKEMKKFLPIAMKYYKAN, encoded by the coding sequence ATGAAGGCATTATCTTTCTTATTTGCTTTATTTTTCTTAGTTGCCTGTTATAAAGTTCCTATTACCAATCGAAATCAAATACGACTTTTACCTGATGTTATGGTAACTAGTTTAGCTCTTACCAGCTATCAGGAATTTATTTCGAAAAGTCAGGTAGTTCCATCAAGCGATAAAAGAAGTCAGCAACTAGAAAATGTTGGAAACAGGATGGTGAATGCCGTTAATGCACTTTTTGCTAATTCAAAATATAAAGATCGCATCAGAAGCCAAAAATGGGAATTTCATGTAGTAGAAAACCCCACAGTTAATGCATGGTGTATGCCGGGCGGAAAAATTGTTTTTTATTCGGGAATTTTTCCATACACACTAGACGATGATGGTATCGCTGTAGTCATGGGGCACGAAATGGCTCATGCCATTGCCAAACATGGTAATGAACGTATGAGCCAGCAAATGGCTATTATGATGGGCGGAATTACCCTTGATGTTGCCTTGCAACAAAAACCTGAGGAAACTAAAGAGATTTTCAAATCACTTTATGGAATCAGTGCTACGCTTGGTGCGTTGGCTTATTCGCGTAAACATGAATACGAAGCCGATAAAATTGGTTTAGTTATTATGGCAAAAGCTGGCTATAACCCCGAAAAAGCCATTGTTTTTTGGGAGCGTATGAGCCAAAAGAGTAGTAGTTCTGTACCACAGTTCTTAAGCACCCACCCTTCGGACGAAAATCGGATTAAAGAGATGAAAAAATTCCTGCCTATAGCAATGAAATACTATAAAGCTAATTAA
- a CDS encoding TetR/AcrR family transcriptional regulator, which yields MASTDYIIQQTLSLFKKMGIRSVTMDLIAEHLGMSKRTLYELFPNKDDLVKACLNLALNERKQKSQEIIAKSEHIIETFILFMQMHINELKQVNPLFLYDLKKYHPEVSCQKTAEFTSTMQENISRFIEMGKEQELFRADVDSDIHAKLIYEQVNIIQNSDIFPPEKYSASKIFEQATFTFIRGISTEKGLTIIDKYYKKHKND from the coding sequence ATGGCATCAACCGATTATATTATTCAACAAACCCTTTCGTTATTTAAGAAAATGGGGATTCGTAGTGTAACAATGGATTTAATTGCCGAACATTTAGGTATGTCTAAACGTACCTTATATGAATTATTTCCCAATAAAGACGATTTAGTAAAAGCCTGTTTAAATTTGGCTTTAAATGAACGAAAACAAAAGTCGCAGGAAATTATAGCAAAAAGTGAACATATTATCGAGACTTTTATTCTTTTTATGCAAATGCATATAAATGAACTCAAACAAGTAAACCCTCTTTTTTTATACGATTTAAAAAAGTATCATCCCGAAGTATCGTGCCAAAAAACAGCCGAATTTACAAGTACAATGCAAGAAAATATTTCAAGATTTATTGAAATGGGTAAGGAACAAGAACTATTTAGAGCCGATGTTGACTCTGATATTCATGCAAAACTTATTTACGAACAAGTAAATATTATTCAAAATTCCGATATTTTTCCTCCAGAAAAATATAGCGCATCGAAAATATTTGAACAAGCCACTTTTACATTTATTCGTGGAATATCTACTGAAAAAGGGTTAACTATTATAGATAAATATTATAAAAAACATAAAAACGATTAA
- a CDS encoding efflux RND transporter permease subunit: MSLYSSSVKSPVTTIMIFIGVIIFGLYSLTKVPVDLMPKVETPTLSVITFYQGANAIDIEENVTKPLENQLGSLQGLKKLTSSSKDNVSLIQIEFEYGTNIDESSNSVRDAISMVDRLLPEGCEKPLIFKFSTDMIPVVIYGVMANESYPALKKILQDRLVDKLSRIDGVGTVSIVGAPIRAVQVKCDPRKLDAYNISIEQIGNAIRAENISLPSGNIETGSLDLSVRVNGDFVTSDMVKNIIVANQNNKIIKVSDVAFVADTLKKSTVDERVNGEHGVRFLVQKQSGSNTVKVAKLVKAKLEEIKKDLPPDVKFIELLDTSKFINDSVSSLEETLLYAFIFVVFVVLIFLARWRASFIILLTIPVSLISAFIYLYLSGNSINIISLSALAIAIGMVVDDAIVVLENITKHIERGSSPREAAIYATNEIGLAIVASTLTILAVFLPLTMITGLTGVFFRQLGWIVSITMFVSLITALTLTPMLASQMLKGNLYYKYKPNRFVDKVNKFWGFFDDFYVKSLQFSLKHKTLVIVSSIVIFVGSLMLFKFIGKEFMPASDNGRINASIELPQGIRISETRQLADTIEKIIKTKYPEITGIATSIGTGEGGNLMTALTKSASYIINFTMVLSEASKRQRDIFEIGELLRNDIKQFPQIATFIVDPGASRSMGSSMMMGGGGSNLEVKVFGYDFDQTNKISEELTQFLKTQSGFKDITVSRDKDKAEIQIIPDRNKLSQLGLNTSILASSVRNRILGYTASKYKEDGTEYDIIVKYDDNFLTTVKDIENMSIIGPRGNTVKLKDIAQIKQMYTTPNVEHENKIRVNKIVTTLQGRDLGSAVDIINKHLKEMNMPKNIFVEVGGAAKDMQDSFKDIAMLFVLIILLVYIVMASQFESLREPFIIMFSVPFAVTGVFLSLFITGTTLNLISGIAIVMLVGIVVKNSIVLIDFTNILRNRGMSISKAIAASGKSRLRPILMTSLTTILGMFPLALSTGEGATMWQPMGIAMIGGMVFSLIISLILVPVIYSIFGNMKIKRVRNEIRRKL; encoded by the coding sequence ATGAGTTTATATAGTAGTTCAGTAAAGAGTCCGGTAACCACCATAATGATATTTATTGGTGTTATTATATTTGGTTTATATTCCTTAACCAAAGTACCGGTCGATTTAATGCCTAAAGTCGAAACACCAACCCTTTCAGTTATTACATTTTATCAAGGTGCCAATGCTATTGATATTGAAGAGAATGTAACTAAACCACTCGAAAACCAGTTAGGTTCACTCCAAGGACTTAAAAAATTAACATCGTCCAGTAAAGACAATGTTTCGTTAATACAAATTGAATTTGAATACGGTACTAATATCGACGAGTCGAGCAATAGTGTTCGTGATGCTATTAGCATGGTCGATCGATTATTGCCAGAAGGATGTGAAAAGCCACTTATTTTTAAGTTTAGTACTGACATGATACCCGTTGTTATATATGGGGTTATGGCAAACGAAAGTTACCCTGCGCTAAAGAAAATACTTCAAGATAGATTAGTTGATAAACTGAGCCGAATTGATGGTGTAGGAACTGTGAGCATTGTGGGTGCTCCTATTCGTGCGGTACAAGTAAAGTGCGATCCGCGTAAACTCGATGCATACAATATTTCGATAGAACAAATTGGAAATGCCATTCGAGCTGAAAATATATCGCTACCGTCTGGAAATATTGAAACAGGTTCACTCGATTTGTCTGTTCGCGTTAATGGCGATTTTGTTACAAGCGATATGGTTAAAAATATAATCGTTGCGAATCAGAACAACAAAATAATTAAAGTTAGCGATGTTGCCTTTGTTGCCGATACACTTAAAAAATCGACCGTCGACGAGCGTGTAAATGGTGAGCATGGAGTTCGATTCTTAGTTCAAAAACAGTCGGGATCAAATACCGTAAAAGTGGCAAAACTTGTTAAAGCAAAACTTGAAGAAATTAAAAAAGATCTTCCACCCGATGTGAAGTTTATAGAATTACTTGATACATCTAAGTTTATCAACGATTCAGTAAGTAGTTTAGAAGAAACATTATTATATGCATTTATTTTTGTAGTATTTGTGGTTTTAATTTTTTTAGCACGATGGAGAGCAAGTTTTATAATATTGCTAACGATTCCGGTTTCGTTAATTAGTGCATTTATATATTTATATTTATCAGGCAATTCAATTAACATTATATCGCTATCTGCTCTTGCTATTGCAATTGGTATGGTGGTAGATGATGCTATTGTTGTACTCGAAAATATTACCAAGCATATTGAGCGAGGTAGTAGCCCACGCGAAGCTGCTATATACGCTACTAACGAAATAGGCTTAGCTATAGTAGCATCAACACTTACCATATTAGCAGTATTTTTGCCTCTTACCATGATAACCGGATTAACAGGAGTCTTTTTTAGACAATTAGGGTGGATTGTTTCTATTACCATGTTTGTTTCGTTAATCACCGCTCTAACACTTACGCCAATGTTAGCTTCGCAAATGCTAAAAGGAAATCTTTATTACAAGTACAAACCTAATCGCTTTGTTGATAAAGTGAATAAATTTTGGGGCTTTTTTGACGATTTTTATGTTAAATCTTTACAATTTTCGCTTAAACATAAAACATTAGTAATTGTTTCGTCTATTGTTATTTTTGTTGGTAGTTTAATGTTATTTAAGTTTATTGGCAAAGAATTTATGCCAGCATCCGATAATGGACGTATCAATGCGTCTATTGAATTGCCTCAAGGAATTAGAATCAGTGAAACACGCCAATTAGCCGATACTATAGAAAAAATAATAAAAACGAAATATCCCGAAATAACGGGAATTGCAACTAGTATTGGAACAGGCGAAGGTGGCAATCTTATGACAGCTCTTACCAAATCAGCATCGTATATTATTAACTTTACAATGGTATTAAGTGAAGCGTCGAAACGCCAACGTGATATTTTTGAAATTGGCGAATTGTTGCGAAACGATATCAAACAGTTTCCGCAGATAGCCACCTTTATTGTCGATCCAGGCGCATCACGTAGCATGGGATCATCTATGATGATGGGGGGAGGTGGAAGTAATTTAGAAGTTAAGGTGTTTGGATACGATTTTGACCAAACCAATAAAATATCAGAAGAATTAACGCAATTCTTAAAAACACAATCGGGTTTTAAAGATATAACAGTGAGCCGCGATAAGGATAAAGCCGAAATACAAATTATTCCTGATAGAAATAAATTATCCCAACTTGGATTAAACACCTCTATTTTAGCATCATCGGTTAGAAATAGAATTTTAGGTTATACTGCCAGTAAGTATAAAGAAGATGGTACAGAATACGATATTATTGTAAAGTACGATGATAATTTTCTAACAACAGTTAAAGATATTGAAAATATGTCTATAATAGGTCCACGTGGTAATACTGTAAAACTTAAAGATATAGCACAAATAAAACAAATGTACACTACACCTAATGTTGAACACGAAAATAAAATACGTGTTAACAAAATTGTTACGACTCTTCAAGGTCGAGATTTAGGTTCTGCTGTAGATATTATCAACAAACACTTAAAAGAGATGAATATGCCTAAAAACATATTTGTTGAAGTAGGCGGTGCAGCTAAAGACATGCAAGATTCGTTTAAAGACATTGCAATGTTGTTTGTTCTTATCATACTATTGGTATATATAGTAATGGCATCTCAGTTTGAGTCGTTGCGTGAACCTTTTATTATTATGTTTTCAGTTCCTTTTGCTGTAACTGGTGTTTTTCTTTCGTTATTTATTACAGGTACCACGCTTAATTTAATATCTGGAATTGCAATAGTTATGCTAGTGGGTATTGTAGTTAAGAATTCTATTGTTTTAATCGATTTTACCAATATTCTTCGCAATAGGGGTATGTCTATTTCAAAAGCCATAGCTGCAAGTGGTAAATCGCGTTTAAGACCTATATTAATGACATCGCTCACAACTATTTTAGGTATGTTTCCATTGGCTTTAAGTACGGGCGAGGGGGCTACTATGTGGCAACCAATGGGGATCGCTATGATTGGAGGTATGGTATTTTCGTTGATTATATCGTTAATATTGGTGCCTGTTATTTATAGTATATTCGGAAATATGAAAATTAAACGAGTTCGCAACGAAATTCGTAGAAAATTATAA
- a CDS encoding GIY-YIG nuclease family protein, translating into MHYCYILYSKKIDRFYIGETEDFVRRYQEHLSGYFKHSFTSRTDDWELYMLIECSNRFEARKLENFLKRMKSRTFIQRLKSDPFLLDEIMQHQIRGS; encoded by the coding sequence ATGCACTATTGTTATATATTGTATAGCAAAAAAATAGATCGTTTTTACATAGGCGAGACAGAAGATTTTGTTCGCAGATATCAAGAACATTTAAGTGGTTATTTTAAGCATTCATTTACATCTCGAACGGATGATTGGGAATTATATATGTTAATAGAATGTTCGAATCGTTTTGAAGCGAGAAAGCTAGAAAATTTTCTAAAACGGATGAAGAGTAGAACTTTTATACAACGTTTAAAAAGCGATCCCTTTTTACTTGATGAAATAATGCAACATCAAATCAGGGGGTCGTAG